One part of the Segnochrobactrum spirostomi genome encodes these proteins:
- a CDS encoding bifunctional diguanylate cyclase/phosphodiesterase, giving the protein MSERQVQETLPTLADAPARLRPPFLGTIASRFVLFVFCLTFIPLFILGATSYNASRKVILSLTAQFSETILSNERDYLDLQFEQVENLLNTIASLDELRPSLTDPKVVSDDFTRLATQEQIGAILNAYLYLRGIASIDVIGANGSYYHIGETVAAPPLSPERRKALFERFSGTGTDVVWFGIGTPPLGRQDDLRAISAGRAIQAIDRRNVARDISGVAIVNYSVAFLYDHLVASTLPNDAYLLIADADGNLVFDPDRDRLGKPVPKAIAATLGATAWPQQLDLGDEPVLLDRAVSAVTGWSLLSVTPADAIAALTRPIGLMTLVLIGLCIALLCIASYVALANIVRPLRAITARFRQFQSGGFREDILPLRATGDGEVADLTRWFNTFLASERKRRTSEEALIESEERYALAARGANDALWDWDLRANRVYYSPRWKALVGGREQDIGDRPASWIDRIHPDEREDVLARISAHVAGKTSHLEVEHRLRRADGSYIWVLVRAVAVRDAAGIGYRMAGSHADITAHKRAEEQLRHDAMHDMVTGLPNRRAIFRTISQAIASANRRDRLSGLIIADIDQFKDINDTLGHEAGDSLLMAVADRIRRTVRDDGDVVARLGGDEFAIFCPNLTAPSELGRMAERILSGVSEPIENRSERYLITMSAGLAVSRRHSGADDLIREADLALFEAKRQGRNRMAFFNEVLENEARERLAVETALRSTPAADSVFVLFQPQVAAANGEVEGFEALARWRRRDGSVILPTQFIPAAERTGIIRDITRVVIARAVSALEAFAATGARAYTVAVNLSTSDLEHVDFASEVEAILAGHGLDPRCIGFEITEGALLRSSPVVLGNMRRLADIGCRFALDDFGTGFSSLSYLWQFPISVLKIDKSFVQGIGVSLESETLTRAVIGLGRAMTKTVIAEGVETTAQAEFLRTAGCDTFQGFLYAKPMEIDAVAAYLRDKATVAAPLRPQVVPIRGGR; this is encoded by the coding sequence ATGAGCGAACGGCAGGTGCAAGAGACCCTTCCCACCCTCGCGGATGCGCCGGCGAGACTGCGGCCGCCATTCCTGGGTACAATCGCCAGCCGCTTCGTTCTGTTCGTCTTCTGCCTCACCTTCATTCCGCTCTTCATCCTCGGCGCGACCTCCTACAACGCGTCGCGCAAGGTCATCCTTTCGCTCACGGCGCAGTTCTCCGAGACAATCCTGTCCAATGAGCGGGACTATCTCGACCTGCAGTTCGAGCAGGTCGAGAACCTGCTCAACACGATCGCGAGCCTCGACGAATTGCGCCCCAGCCTGACCGATCCGAAGGTGGTTTCGGACGATTTCACCCGGCTCGCGACCCAGGAGCAGATCGGTGCGATCCTGAACGCCTATCTCTACCTGCGGGGCATCGCCTCGATCGACGTCATCGGCGCGAACGGAAGCTATTACCACATCGGCGAAACCGTGGCCGCGCCGCCCCTGTCGCCGGAGCGGCGCAAGGCGCTGTTCGAGCGCTTCAGCGGCACCGGCACCGACGTGGTCTGGTTCGGCATTGGCACGCCTCCCCTCGGCCGGCAGGACGATCTGCGCGCCATCAGCGCGGGCCGTGCGATCCAGGCGATCGATCGCCGGAATGTGGCGCGGGACATCTCCGGCGTCGCAATCGTCAACTATTCCGTCGCTTTCCTCTACGATCACCTTGTCGCCAGCACGCTGCCGAACGACGCCTATCTGCTGATCGCGGACGCCGACGGCAACCTCGTCTTCGACCCCGATCGTGATCGCCTGGGTAAGCCCGTCCCGAAGGCGATCGCGGCAACGCTCGGCGCCACGGCGTGGCCCCAGCAGCTCGATCTCGGCGACGAACCCGTGTTGCTCGATCGGGCCGTTTCGGCCGTGACCGGTTGGAGCCTCCTCAGCGTCACCCCGGCCGACGCCATCGCCGCCCTGACCCGGCCGATCGGCCTGATGACGCTTGTGCTGATCGGCCTCTGCATCGCCCTGCTATGCATCGCGAGCTACGTCGCCCTCGCCAACATCGTGCGCCCCTTGCGGGCAATCACCGCGCGCTTCCGGCAGTTCCAGAGCGGGGGATTCCGTGAGGACATCCTTCCGCTGCGAGCGACGGGGGACGGCGAGGTCGCGGATTTGACGCGCTGGTTCAACACCTTCCTCGCCAGCGAGCGGAAACGGCGGACGTCTGAAGAAGCGCTCATCGAGAGCGAAGAGCGCTATGCGCTCGCCGCCCGCGGCGCCAACGATGCCCTCTGGGATTGGGACCTGCGCGCCAACCGGGTCTATTATTCCCCCCGCTGGAAGGCGCTCGTCGGCGGCCGGGAGCAAGACATCGGGGATCGCCCGGCGAGCTGGATCGACCGCATCCATCCCGATGAGCGCGAGGACGTGCTGGCGCGGATCTCCGCCCACGTCGCCGGCAAGACCAGCCATCTCGAAGTGGAACACCGGCTGCGCCGGGCCGACGGCAGCTACATCTGGGTCCTGGTGCGCGCCGTCGCGGTGCGGGACGCGGCCGGCATCGGCTATCGGATGGCCGGCTCCCATGCCGACATCACCGCCCATAAGCGCGCGGAAGAGCAGCTCCGTCACGACGCCATGCACGACATGGTGACCGGCCTGCCCAACCGCCGGGCGATCTTCCGCACCATCAGTCAAGCGATCGCCTCGGCGAACCGGCGCGATCGGCTGTCCGGGCTCATCATCGCCGACATCGATCAGTTCAAGGACATCAACGACACCCTCGGCCATGAGGCCGGCGACTCCCTCCTCATGGCCGTCGCCGACCGCATCCGCCGAACGGTGCGCGACGACGGCGACGTCGTGGCGCGCCTCGGCGGAGACGAATTTGCGATCTTCTGCCCGAACCTGACCGCGCCGAGCGAACTCGGCCGCATGGCCGAGCGCATCCTCTCCGGGGTGAGCGAGCCGATCGAGAACCGCTCGGAGCGCTATCTCATCACCATGAGCGCCGGGCTTGCGGTGAGCCGGCGTCATTCGGGTGCCGACGACCTCATCCGCGAGGCGGACCTCGCCCTGTTCGAGGCCAAGCGCCAGGGCCGCAACCGGATGGCGTTCTTCAACGAGGTGCTCGAGAACGAGGCCCGCGAGCGGCTGGCGGTCGAGACCGCGCTCCGCAGCACCCCGGCCGCGGACTCGGTCTTCGTCCTGTTCCAGCCGCAGGTGGCGGCGGCGAACGGCGAGGTCGAGGGCTTCGAGGCCCTGGCACGGTGGCGGCGGCGGGACGGCAGCGTCATCCTGCCCACGCAGTTCATCCCGGCGGCCGAGCGCACCGGCATCATCCGCGACATCACGCGCGTCGTCATCGCCCGCGCCGTCTCGGCGCTCGAGGCGTTCGCGGCCACCGGCGCGCGGGCTTACACGGTCGCCGTCAACCTCTCGACCAGCGATCTCGAGCACGTCGATTTTGCGAGCGAGGTCGAGGCGATCCTCGCCGGCCACGGGCTCGACCCACGGTGCATCGGCTTCGAGATCACCGAAGGTGCCCTCCTGCGTTCGTCTCCCGTGGTGCTGGGCAACATGCGCCGGCTCGCGGATATCGGCTGCCGATTCGCCCTCGACGATTTCGGCACCGGCTTCTCATCGCTCTCCTATCTCTGGCAGTTCCCGATTTCGGTCCTCAAGATCGACAAGTCCTTTGTACAAGGCATCGGGGTCAGCCTCGAATCCGAGACCCTGACGCGCGCCGTGATCGGCCTCGGCCGCGCGATGACGAAGACGGTGATCGCGGAGGGCGTCGAGACGACGGCCCAGGCCGAGTTCCTGCGCACGGCCGGCTGCGACACCTTCCAGGGCTTTCTCTATGCGAAGCCCATGGAGATCGACGCCGTGGCGGCCTATCTGCGGGACAAGGCAACGGTCGCCGCCCCGTTGCGCCCCCAGGTCGTTCCGATCCGCGGCGGACGCTGA
- a CDS encoding NepR family anti-sigma factor: MADAVGRIGWDELGREDVGRQWTEDRARQTGEAHAQSEERGRGQRNLQRMSDMEMSGRSDGGTPAGAGKPAGGSPPGREAAAFGSDLQSSIGRQLRSMYNDLLQEPVPDRFLQLLADLDGKEAETEAGDAATGGEPATDGLSIKEGDR, translated from the coding sequence GTGGCCGACGCCGTAGGGCGAATTGGGTGGGACGAACTGGGCAGGGAAGACGTGGGCAGGCAATGGACCGAGGACCGCGCGAGGCAGACCGGCGAGGCACATGCGCAAAGCGAGGAGCGCGGCCGCGGACAAAGGAATTTGCAGCGTATGAGTGACATGGAAATGAGTGGGCGCTCAGATGGCGGAACTCCGGCGGGCGCTGGGAAGCCGGCTGGCGGGTCGCCTCCGGGTCGCGAGGCCGCAGCCTTCGGCAGCGACCTTCAATCGTCCATCGGGCGGCAACTGCGCTCGATGTACAACGATCTGCTGCAAGAGCCGGTGCCGGACCGTTTCCTCCAGCTTCTTGCCGATCTCGATGGCAAGGAGGCAGAGACGGAGGCCGGCGACGCGGCGACGGGCGGCGAGCCCGCCACCGACGGCCTCTCGATCAAGGAGGGCGACCGATGA
- a CDS encoding substrate-binding domain-containing protein, producing the protein MCILGALAGCKEERKPEQAAHAAAPTAKPQVALVMKTLTNPFFAEMERGARQAAAEEGANILVKAASKETSIDQQIGIIDALVHDKVAAIVVAPGDSVRLIPPLKTAQDAGIVVVNVDNRLDPAFAKTLDFKAPPFVSIDNERAAYAVTRRLIAALPARTTGAVEAAVIEGIPDANNSAERKAGALKAFGEAPNIRVVAVQSGNWRIEEGYAAARTILREHPHVKLIFCANDMMALGVVRYLADSKTSGVLVAGFDALPEARRAIASGALVASADQNARQQGYLGVKAAMTLLKGAPVEPATQLDATVIDSANADVPTTPATAPQVTAP; encoded by the coding sequence GTGTGCATCCTTGGGGCGTTGGCAGGCTGCAAAGAGGAGCGCAAGCCGGAACAGGCCGCCCATGCTGCGGCACCGACGGCGAAGCCGCAGGTCGCGCTCGTGATGAAGACGCTGACGAACCCGTTCTTCGCCGAGATGGAACGGGGCGCCCGGCAAGCCGCCGCGGAAGAGGGAGCGAACATCCTCGTCAAGGCGGCTTCCAAAGAAACGTCCATCGATCAGCAGATCGGCATCATCGACGCCCTCGTTCACGACAAGGTCGCCGCGATCGTGGTGGCGCCCGGGGATTCCGTCCGCCTGATCCCTCCGCTGAAAACGGCGCAGGACGCCGGCATCGTCGTCGTCAACGTGGACAACCGGCTCGATCCCGCCTTTGCGAAGACGCTCGACTTCAAGGCTCCGCCGTTCGTCAGCATCGACAACGAGCGGGCCGCTTACGCCGTCACACGCCGCCTGATCGCCGCCCTCCCCGCCCGCACAACCGGCGCGGTCGAAGCGGCGGTGATCGAGGGCATTCCCGACGCGAACAACTCGGCCGAGCGCAAGGCGGGGGCCCTCAAGGCGTTCGGCGAGGCGCCCAATATCCGCGTCGTCGCGGTCCAGAGCGGGAACTGGCGGATCGAGGAAGGCTACGCCGCCGCGCGCACCATTCTCAGAGAACACCCGCATGTGAAGTTGATCTTCTGCGCCAATGATATGATGGCACTCGGGGTGGTCCGGTACCTTGCCGACAGCAAGACCAGCGGGGTTCTGGTCGCCGGTTTCGACGCGCTTCCAGAGGCGCGGCGGGCGATCGCGTCCGGCGCGCTCGTCGCCTCCGCAGATCAGAATGCGCGGCAGCAAGGCTATCTCGGCGTCAAGGCTGCGATGACGTTGCTCAAGGGCGCGCCGGTCGAGCCGGCAACGCAGCTCGATGCGACAGTGATCGACAGCGCCAACGCCGACGTGCCGACGACGCCGGCCACGGCACCACAGGTCACCGCACCATGA
- a CDS encoding sigma-70 family RNA polymerase sigma factor, which translates to MTGDAQAKAHGDASVRHELIAAIPNLRAFAVSLCGQSTLADDLVQETLVKAWANLASFTVGTNLKAWLFTILRNVYYSELRKRRREVEDADGDYAARLSTHGAQNGHMDMEDFRVALARLPDDQREALILIGASGFSYEEVAEICQCAVGTVKSRVNRARRRLMTMLGIEDEEDFGPDHATRAVIAAGPDVSARAR; encoded by the coding sequence ATGACCGGCGACGCCCAGGCCAAGGCCCATGGGGACGCCTCGGTGCGTCACGAGCTGATCGCCGCGATCCCCAATTTGCGCGCCTTCGCGGTGTCGCTGTGCGGCCAGTCCACGCTCGCCGACGATCTGGTTCAGGAAACGCTCGTCAAGGCGTGGGCGAACCTCGCCTCGTTCACGGTCGGGACCAACCTCAAGGCGTGGCTCTTCACCATTCTCCGCAACGTCTATTATTCGGAACTGCGGAAGCGTCGGCGCGAGGTCGAGGATGCCGACGGAGATTATGCAGCCCGCCTCTCCACCCACGGCGCCCAGAACGGGCACATGGACATGGAGGATTTCCGGGTCGCGCTTGCTCGTCTGCCCGACGATCAGCGTGAAGCCTTGATTTTGATCGGCGCCTCGGGATTTTCGTATGAGGAGGTCGCGGAAATCTGCCAATGCGCCGTCGGCACGGTCAAGAGCCGCGTCAATCGTGCCCGCCGCCGCCTTATGACCATGCTCGGGATCGAGGATGAAGAGGACTTCGGCCCCGATCATGCGACACGCGCCGTCATCGCAGCAGGACCCGACGTGTCGGCGCGCGCCCGCTAG
- a CDS encoding sensor histidine kinase, producing MTTRPHRLGFLLAILLILANIPITVLAVASGLAVHGERVEEAKRTIEQAAALAAARQALLAARVRGMADTLALAPGDLNAGDAGLCARLMEELANRSTAVQRIEVAGATGPVCAEGSEPATGAGAGDGAFSVEAPVSGGGRLTLTISAAEERRVTDGLDPPAGVVIAILDRSGHLVGTTTANPALADVPGLIAAIEKTRSSRLELRLPDGGWMFAAVSPVADTSLSVVALSPLIDIQTAAWRDFALAVGLPLGFLLIAVTVAWYGIDRLVVRWVSRLGRVAALYGAGRLSVRVGSLDGAPREMNALGSTFDEMADRIERRSQELEMAVRAKTDLLRELHHRVKNNFQLVASLLSLEARDADAVLQAALGAQQDRVHALAIAHRVAYATGEVGGVPVDLLVQEVLRALRQSAGLPNDLLDLTVTGAAPWMLDLDTAIPFALLLTELLRAALRVAADERSQVVVELIFEEQGDVILKARGPGAESPKELGARLIEAFRRQLKAEVEADFAASRFEIRIQMSSTRAAKAI from the coding sequence ATGACGACGCGCCCGCATCGCCTCGGCTTCCTGCTCGCGATCCTGCTCATTCTCGCCAATATCCCGATCACCGTTCTCGCGGTCGCTTCCGGCCTCGCGGTTCACGGCGAGCGGGTCGAAGAGGCGAAGCGCACGATCGAGCAGGCCGCCGCGCTTGCAGCCGCCCGGCAGGCGCTGCTTGCCGCGCGCGTGCGGGGCATGGCGGACACGCTGGCTCTTGCGCCGGGCGATCTCAACGCAGGCGATGCCGGCCTCTGCGCCCGATTGATGGAGGAATTGGCGAACCGCAGCACCGCGGTCCAGCGCATCGAAGTTGCGGGCGCCACCGGCCCGGTCTGCGCCGAGGGGAGCGAGCCGGCGACCGGTGCTGGCGCGGGCGACGGTGCCTTCTCGGTCGAGGCGCCGGTGAGCGGCGGCGGTCGCCTCACGCTCACCATCAGCGCGGCGGAAGAACGCCGCGTCACCGACGGGCTCGATCCGCCCGCCGGCGTCGTCATCGCGATTCTCGATCGATCGGGGCATCTCGTCGGCACCACCACCGCCAACCCAGCGCTTGCCGATGTGCCGGGTCTCATCGCCGCCATCGAGAAGACCCGCTCGAGCCGCCTCGAACTGCGTCTGCCTGACGGCGGGTGGATGTTCGCGGCGGTGAGCCCGGTCGCCGATACGTCGCTCAGCGTCGTCGCCCTGTCGCCGCTGATCGATATCCAAACCGCCGCGTGGCGGGACTTCGCGCTCGCCGTCGGTCTGCCGCTCGGCTTCCTCCTGATCGCCGTGACGGTCGCTTGGTATGGCATCGACCGGCTCGTGGTGCGTTGGGTGTCGCGGCTCGGGAGGGTCGCGGCACTCTACGGCGCCGGCCGGCTTTCCGTCCGGGTGGGGTCGCTCGATGGCGCGCCGCGCGAGATGAACGCCCTCGGCTCGACGTTCGACGAGATGGCGGACCGCATCGAGCGCCGCTCACAGGAGCTCGAGATGGCGGTGCGAGCCAAGACGGATCTCCTCCGCGAACTCCACCACCGGGTGAAGAACAATTTTCAGCTCGTCGCGAGCCTCCTCAGCCTCGAGGCGCGTGACGCCGACGCGGTTCTGCAAGCGGCCCTCGGCGCGCAGCAGGATCGCGTGCATGCGCTCGCCATCGCGCATCGCGTCGCCTATGCGACGGGGGAAGTCGGCGGCGTTCCCGTCGATCTCCTCGTCCAGGAGGTCCTTCGGGCGCTGCGTCAGAGCGCGGGACTGCCGAACGATCTCCTCGATCTGACGGTCACCGGCGCCGCGCCATGGATGCTCGACCTCGATACCGCGATCCCGTTCGCGCTGCTTCTCACCGAGCTTCTCCGCGCCGCGCTCAGGGTCGCTGCCGACGAGCGGTCGCAAGTCGTGGTGGAACTCATCTTCGAGGAACAGGGGGACGTTATCCTCAAGGCGCGAGGCCCCGGTGCTGAATCGCCGAAGGAACTCGGAGCCCGTCTCATCGAGGCGTTTCGCCGACAGCTCAAGGCCGAGGTTGAGGCGGATTTCGCCGCGAGCCGTTTCGAGATCCGCATCCAAATGTCGTCCACGAGGGCTGCCAAAGCGATCTGA
- a CDS encoding DUF1328 domain-containing protein: MMGWAITFLVIALIAAVLGFGGIAGTAIGIAKIIFAVALVLFVISLVYGLVAGRRPPVL; encoded by the coding sequence ATGATGGGCTGGGCCATCACCTTTCTCGTCATTGCCCTGATTGCCGCAGTGCTCGGCTTCGGGGGCATTGCCGGGACCGCCATCGGTATCGCCAAGATTATCTTCGCGGTCGCGTTGGTTCTTTTCGTCATCTCGCTGGTCTACGGCCTCGTCGCAGGACGCCGGCCACCGGTGCTCTAA
- a CDS encoding response regulator, whose amino-acid sequence MSISHAIAPHLPYLRRFARALAGNQKSGDAYVVAALEALVADPASFDQTLAPKAALYRHFIAVWTALRAHNERTDDDVPDGELSLAAMTPPSRQAFLLTTVEGFDVEDVAVILGKDAGEVRTLLARAGEEIISQVATEVLIIEDEPIIAMDLEALVESLGHRVVGVARTHSEALDIVKGQRPGLVLADIQLADGSSGLDAVNDILGDFDVPVIFVTAYPERLLTGDRPEPAFLITKPFQTDTLKAVISQALFFRAKAHRGSSRVAASV is encoded by the coding sequence ATGTCGATCTCGCATGCCATCGCCCCGCACCTGCCCTATCTTCGGCGCTTCGCCCGCGCGCTGGCGGGCAATCAGAAGAGCGGCGATGCCTATGTCGTCGCGGCTCTCGAAGCCCTCGTCGCGGACCCGGCGTCCTTCGACCAGACGCTTGCCCCGAAGGCCGCCCTCTATCGCCATTTCATTGCCGTTTGGACCGCGCTTCGAGCGCATAACGAACGGACGGACGATGACGTTCCAGACGGCGAGCTCTCGTTGGCGGCGATGACCCCGCCAAGCCGTCAGGCCTTCCTGCTCACCACCGTCGAAGGCTTCGATGTGGAGGATGTTGCGGTCATCCTCGGCAAGGATGCCGGAGAGGTGCGCACTCTGCTCGCCCGGGCGGGCGAGGAGATCATCTCGCAGGTCGCGACGGAGGTTCTCATCATCGAGGACGAGCCGATCATCGCGATGGACCTCGAGGCTCTCGTGGAATCCCTCGGCCACCGGGTCGTCGGCGTCGCCCGCACACATTCGGAGGCACTCGACATCGTCAAGGGCCAGCGGCCGGGTCTGGTGCTTGCCGACATCCAGCTCGCCGACGGCTCATCCGGCCTCGATGCCGTCAACGATATCCTCGGCGACTTCGACGTGCCGGTGATCTTCGTCACCGCCTATCCCGAGCGTCTCCTTACCGGTGATCGGCCGGAGCCGGCCTTCCTCATCACCAAACCGTTCCAGACCGACACCCTCAAGGCAGTGATCTCTCAGGCACTTTTCTTCCGGGCGAAGGCCCACCGCGGCAGCAGCCGGGTCGCCGCGAGCGTGTGA